In Spirochaeta isovalerica, the genomic window GAGAGAGGCTGTCAACAACAAGCTCGACTGTATCTCCCGTTCTGTTTTCTCTGATACTCATTTAGCTCCTCCACACATTTTTCTATTTTAATTATGGTTCAGAAACCGGCAGATTTCACCGGCAATTTTATTTAAGGGCAGAACAATTGAGGCCGCGCCGTATTCAACCGCTTTGCCGGGCATACCCCAGACGACGCTGCTCTGTTCATCCTGAACGATGTTATAACTCCCCGCGTCTTTCATTTCCTTCATGGCCATGGATCCGTCATCGCCCATACCGGTTAGCATGACACCTATGGCATTGGGCCCCGCATAATTGGCGACGGAGTTGAACAGAACGGCCACTGAGGGTTTGTGGTAGTGGACCCGTGGACCTTCCCGCAAATTTATGACATATTTGGCCCCGCTCGATTTTATCGAGCAGTGCTGTTCTCCCGGCGCCACATAGACGAAACCGTTCTGTATCCTGTCTCCCGTTTCGGCGATTTTCACTGTCAGGGGCAGGTTGGCGTTGAGCCTTTCGGCAAAGGCATGGGAGAAACGAAGCGGCATATGCTGCACTATGACGATTCCCGGTATGTCCACGGGCAGTTCCGACAGTATATCCATAATGGCTGTGGTCCCCCCTGTAGAAGAACCCAGGGCAATCACTTTGTCCGTAGTGCTCCGCGAAACGGTGAAGCGGCTTTGGGGGGCTCTGTCGGCATGGGCCACGGCTTCGGTGGTTTTTTTGAATCGGAGCAGAAGTTTATCCCGGACCTGCGGTTTCCCTGCATTTCGGATTGACTGGAGAATAGTCGGTTCAAGCTCTTCAAGCTGAAGAATGTCTTCCGGCTTGGCAAGAACGTCAAAGGCTCCGTGTTCAAAAGCCTGAAGGGTGATCTCCGCATTACGCTGAGTCAGGGAAGAGAGGATGATGACCGGTGTCGGTCTCACTTTCATCAGTTTTTCCAGAAAGGTCAGACCATCCATCCTCGGCATTTCCACATCGAGGATAATGACATCAACTTTGTTTTTCTTCAGCTTTTCTATGGCAAATATCGGATCGAATGCCGTATCGACCAGATGCAGGTCGGGAGCCTTTTTTATGATATCGGTCAGAACTTTGCGTACGAGGGCTGAATCATCTACAACAAGAATATCAATCATCTCCAATCCTCCTGTATATGGTTTTTCCGATAAGCTCGAATCTGTCAGAAATTCCCGACAGGGACTCGCTGTGTCCCAGAATCAGATAACCGTTGGGTTTTATATAGTTGTGAAGTCTGTTGATCAGTTCCACCTTGGTGTCGTGATCAAAGTAAATTATAGCGTTGCGGAGAAAGATGATGTCCATTTCCGGCAGCATATATGTCTTGTCGTTAAGGTTGAGCCGGAAAAAATTCACTTTCCCAATCAACTCCTTTTTAACTTTTACCAGATTGCTCTTCTCTCCGGTTCCGCGCAGGAAATACTTTTCCAGGATCGGGCGGGGAACTTTCTCCACATCCCGTTCCTGATAGATCCCTTTCGATGCCGCGAGCAGAACTTTTCGCGAGATATCCGACGCAAAGAGTCTGGCATTGATCCTGCGCCCTCTTTGTTCTTCAAACTCTTTTATGGTCATGACGATGGAATACACTTCCTGACCTGTCGATGCCGCCGCCGACCATATGGTCAGCTGTTCCCTTCCCGCCTTTTCCAGTACCTCATCCTTTAGAAAATCGAAATGATGGGATTCCCTGAAAAAATGAGAGAAATTGGTCGAAAGGGAATCGACCAGCAACTCGAACTCCCGGCCGGACGTATCGTCCTTCAGGTATTCGACGTATTGCGCGAAGCTTCCCATCTTCAGCTCTCTTATCCGCTTGGACAGGCGGGAGACAATGAGCGGTCGTTTCTGTTCAGTCAGGTTTATTTTGGCATAGTT contains:
- a CDS encoding protein-glutamate methylesterase/protein-glutamine glutaminase, coding for MIDILVVDDSALVRKVLTDIIKKAPDLHLVDTAFDPIFAIEKLKKNKVDVIILDVEMPRMDGLTFLEKLMKVRPTPVIILSSLTQRNAEITLQAFEHGAFDVLAKPEDILQLEELEPTILQSIRNAGKPQVRDKLLLRFKKTTEAVAHADRAPQSRFTVSRSTTDKVIALGSSTGGTTAIMDILSELPVDIPGIVIVQHMPLRFSHAFAERLNANLPLTVKIAETGDRIQNGFVYVAPGEQHCSIKSSGAKYVINLREGPRVHYHKPSVAVLFNSVANYAGPNAIGVMLTGMGDDGSMAMKEMKDAGSYNIVQDEQSSVVWGMPGKAVEYGAASIVLPLNKIAGEICRFLNHN
- a CDS encoding CheR family methyltransferase gives rise to the protein MFVLNDREYKYISRAVYNYAKINLTEQKRPLIVSRLSKRIRELKMGSFAQYVEYLKDDTSGREFELLVDSLSTNFSHFFRESHHFDFLKDEVLEKAGREQLTIWSAAASTGQEVYSIVMTIKEFEEQRGRRINARLFASDISRKVLLAASKGIYQERDVEKVPRPILEKYFLRGTGEKSNLVKVKKELIGKVNFFRLNLNDKTYMLPEMDIIFLRNAIIYFDHDTKVELINRLHNYIKPNGYLILGHSESLSGISDRFELIGKTIYRRIGDD